One window of the Haloarcula halobia genome contains the following:
- a CDS encoding DUF255 domain-containing protein: MDEFAADTKVEWREWGPAAFERAAGAGKPVLLSLSVPWSAECRAMDRATFGEPRIAANINDGFVPVRVDADRNPRVRERYTMGGFPSTVFLTPAGEVITGATFLGPEGFRGILDSVRESWDARGEAAGSVPRQLQDEAPPAGALRPRIEEHMIEQLLGSFDDEFGGWGGDVKFPLPRTIEFALVRARDQATRTLEAVRTHLLDTYDGGFYRYATERNWGNPRREKLLDENAALVRAFALGYRYTGTEAYRDAAHRTVEYLTTDLWTGDAFAGSQAGDDDYYRMSAGEREDADTPHVDETVFADRNGLAVDALCWYHAYTDDERAASYARRARDHVCATLLDGGEVTHYDGADSESGLLGDQAQLLQGLTTSWQVLGEAGPAEAVADWTVEHRRQASGAFRDGPDSGAGLCGRSLHPLDATVELADALVDLAALTGDDRYRETAREAVESFAGAAERMGVEVAGYAAVAARLQDSRHVTVGTAAGTDLHRAALRLVDHETAVVPDPEGDGTARLVEDGAVAGSASTPADLEAVLTDGEGDR; this comes from the coding sequence ATGGACGAGTTCGCGGCGGACACGAAAGTCGAGTGGCGCGAGTGGGGGCCAGCGGCCTTCGAGCGCGCCGCCGGCGCCGGCAAGCCGGTCTTGCTGTCGCTCTCGGTGCCCTGGAGCGCGGAGTGTCGGGCGATGGACCGGGCGACGTTCGGCGAGCCACGCATCGCGGCCAACATCAACGACGGGTTCGTGCCCGTCCGGGTCGACGCCGACCGGAACCCCCGGGTCCGCGAGCGCTACACGATGGGCGGGTTCCCGTCGACGGTGTTCCTGACGCCCGCCGGCGAGGTCATCACGGGCGCGACGTTTCTCGGCCCCGAGGGGTTCCGGGGCATCCTCGACAGCGTCCGGGAGTCCTGGGACGCCCGGGGCGAGGCCGCGGGGTCGGTCCCCAGACAACTGCAGGACGAAGCGCCACCGGCCGGCGCGCTGCGTCCCCGCATCGAGGAGCACATGATAGAGCAGCTGCTGGGGTCGTTCGACGACGAGTTCGGCGGCTGGGGAGGAGACGTGAAGTTCCCGCTGCCACGGACCATCGAGTTCGCGCTGGTCAGGGCGCGCGACCAGGCGACGCGCACACTCGAGGCGGTCCGGACCCACCTGCTCGACACCTACGACGGCGGCTTCTACCGGTACGCCACCGAGCGCAACTGGGGGAACCCGCGCCGGGAGAAACTGCTGGACGAGAACGCGGCGCTCGTCCGGGCGTTCGCGCTCGGCTACCGGTACACCGGGACCGAGGCCTACCGCGACGCTGCCCACCGGACCGTCGAGTACCTCACGACGGACCTCTGGACGGGCGACGCCTTCGCCGGCAGCCAGGCCGGGGACGACGACTACTACCGGATGAGCGCCGGCGAGCGCGAGGACGCCGACACGCCCCACGTCGACGAGACGGTGTTCGCCGACCGGAACGGCCTGGCCGTCGACGCGCTGTGCTGGTACCACGCCTACACGGACGACGAGCGGGCGGCGTCGTACGCCCGCCGCGCTCGGGACCACGTCTGTGCGACGCTCCTCGACGGCGGCGAGGTGACCCACTACGACGGCGCGGACAGCGAGTCGGGGCTGCTGGGCGACCAGGCCCAGCTGCTCCAGGGGCTGACCACGAGCTGGCAGGTACTGGGCGAGGCCGGCCCCGCCGAAGCCGTCGCCGACTGGACCGTCGAGCACCGCCGGCAGGCGAGTGGCGCGTTCCGCGACGGCCCCGACAGCGGGGCCGGACTCTGTGGCCGGTCGCTGCACCCGCTGGACGCGACGGTCGAACTGGCCGACGCGCTGGTCGACCTCGCGGCCCTGACCGGTGACGACCGGTACCGCGAGACGGCCCGCGAGGCCGTCGAATCGTTCGCCGGCGCGGCCGAGCGCATGGGCGTCGAAGTGGCGGGCTACGCCGCCGTCGCGGCCCGTCTCCAGGACTCCCGCCACGTTACCGTCGGCACCGCGGCCGGGACGGACCTCCACCGGGCGGCGCTGCGCCTGGTCGACCACGAGACCGCCGTCGTCCCCGACCCTGAGGGCGACGGGACCGCCCGGCTGGTCGAGGACGGCGCCGTCGCCGGGTCGGCGTCGACGCCGGCCGACCTGGAGGCCGTCCTCACCGACGGCGAGGGCGACCGGTGA
- a CDS encoding TrmB family transcriptional regulator: MASLRDLGLSEYEARAYRSLLETGPTTAKELSRASDVPMGRVYDVLNSLETYNLVRSQTASRPKKYVAVEPDTALDRLLEDKKRELDEKAQQYEDIVDDLGDQLETGDPVEEPFWTAAVGPEETLDLLLERLAAADDHIVVVGTAPARQMDILAATERIVDQLEAALERGVEVSLLVRPDLFESLPDAANREYYERLSPYENYAARASQNVSTTFELIDDVEVCIEVPHPLGREETFGVIDLKDPEFTRDVRDAFEEHWEDATPIGPP; encoded by the coding sequence ATGGCCAGCCTACGCGACCTGGGGCTCTCCGAGTACGAGGCGCGGGCGTACCGCTCGCTGCTCGAGACCGGTCCGACGACGGCGAAAGAGCTGTCCCGGGCGAGCGACGTCCCGATGGGGCGGGTCTACGACGTGCTCAACAGCCTCGAGACGTACAACCTGGTGCGGAGTCAGACGGCGAGTCGCCCCAAGAAGTACGTCGCCGTCGAACCGGACACGGCACTGGACCGGTTGCTCGAGGACAAGAAACGCGAGCTCGACGAGAAGGCCCAGCAGTACGAGGACATCGTCGACGACCTGGGCGACCAGCTGGAGACCGGCGACCCGGTCGAGGAGCCGTTCTGGACGGCGGCGGTCGGGCCCGAGGAGACGCTGGACCTCCTGCTCGAGCGCCTGGCGGCCGCCGACGACCACATCGTCGTCGTGGGGACCGCACCCGCGAGACAGATGGACATCCTCGCGGCGACCGAACGCATCGTCGACCAGCTCGAGGCCGCGCTGGAACGCGGCGTCGAGGTGTCCCTGCTGGTCCGCCCGGACCTCTTCGAGAGCCTCCCGGACGCCGCCAACCGCGAGTACTACGAGCGACTCTCGCCCTACGAGAACTACGCCGCCCGGGCGAGTCAGAACGTCTCGACGACGTTCGAGCTCATCGACGACGTCGAGGTGTGCATCGAGGTTCCCCACCCGCTGGGACGGGAGGAAACGTTCGGCGTCATCGACCTGAAGGACCCGGAGTTCACCCGGGACGTCCGCGACGCCTTCGAGGAACACTGGGAGGACGCGACGCCCATCGGGCCGCCCTGA